A stretch of Streptococcus chenjunshii DNA encodes these proteins:
- a CDS encoding PepSY domain-containing protein: MKKRVLKIGLPLLVLIAVIGGVVFAYAWPRYKLSEQQAQAIALKHAGLTASDVTFSSTKKDRDNFKATYEIEFYTADSEYDYTIDATDGSVLGYDLEKKQTSTSSSASTSSSSAPSSETTSGDTDQEITAEQAKAIALADAGLDESAVINLKVEKDFEHGVSYYEVDFDDPAAGLEYDYAIDSVSGDILERSQDTLID, encoded by the coding sequence ATGAAAAAGCGGGTACTGAAAATTGGTCTTCCTCTTCTGGTATTAATTGCTGTGATTGGCGGTGTTGTTTTCGCCTACGCATGGCCTCGTTATAAACTTTCTGAACAGCAGGCACAGGCAATTGCTTTAAAGCATGCAGGACTGACTGCTTCCGATGTTACTTTTAGCTCTACAAAGAAAGATAGAGACAATTTTAAAGCTACTTATGAAATTGAATTTTATACAGCAGACAGTGAATATGATTATACGATTGACGCTACAGATGGGAGTGTGCTGGGTTATGATTTAGAAAAAAAACAAACCTCAACTTCAAGTTCAGCCAGCACAAGTTCAAGCTCTGCACCAAGTTCTGAAACGACTTCAGGCGATACAGATCAGGAAATAACTGCTGAACAAGCTAAGGCTATTGCACTTGCAGATGCAGGACTGGATGAATCAGCTGTTATCAACCTCAAGGTTGAAAAAGATTTTGAACATGGTGTGAGCTATTATGAAGTCGACTTCGACGATCCGGCTGCCGGATTGGAGTATGACTATGCTATTGATTCTGTAAGCGGTGATATTCTTGAACGCAGTCAGGACACTCTTATTGACTGA
- a CDS encoding response regulator transcription factor produces MTKIYVADDEKNVRELLASFLREEGMEVETFTTGKQLIERLTEAEADLLILDVAMSDAAGFNLIKTIRQQWDLPIILLTARDSDNDFIAAFAAGADDYFTKPFSPLKLTLRVKAILSRQYQLSRQSDPLVYGGLTLSLKDRSAFYQGKMIKLTQLEFKLLKYLLEHKEEAVARTALLTEIWGYADAVETRAADDAIKRLRKKLREAGGNILIETVWGYGFKLIKADLD; encoded by the coding sequence ATGACTAAAATTTATGTGGCAGATGATGAAAAAAATGTTCGGGAGCTTCTGGCCTCTTTTCTGCGTGAGGAAGGGATGGAAGTAGAAACGTTTACCACTGGGAAACAGCTTATTGAGCGCCTTACGGAAGCCGAAGCTGATCTTCTTATTTTAGATGTCGCGATGTCTGATGCCGCAGGTTTTAATCTTATAAAGACTATCCGCCAACAGTGGGATTTGCCGATTATTTTGCTGACAGCGCGTGACAGTGATAATGATTTTATTGCGGCTTTTGCTGCTGGTGCAGATGATTACTTTACTAAACCTTTTTCACCGCTTAAATTAACGTTGCGGGTTAAAGCCATTTTATCCCGTCAATATCAACTATCTAGACAGTCAGATCCGCTTGTGTACGGTGGACTGACCCTGTCTCTCAAAGACCGATCCGCTTTTTATCAGGGAAAGATGATTAAGCTGACCCAGCTTGAATTTAAATTGTTGAAATATCTTTTAGAGCATAAGGAAGAAGCCGTAGCACGAACTGCTCTTTTAACTGAAATTTGGGGCTATGCAGATGCCGTTGAAACCCGTGCAGCAGATGATGCTATTAAACGTTTACGTAAAAAGCTGAGAGAAGCCGGAGGGAATATCCTTATTGAAACGGTTTGGGGATATGGTTTCAAACTGATTAAGGCAGATTTAGATTAG
- a CDS encoding transporter substrate-binding domain-containing protein, with protein MKLKPFLTSLAAVFLILTFLFTGQKRVAAADSEQIQKIKDAGVLKVGVKQDVPNFGYYSADTGKYEGMEIDIAQRIAADLGVKVEYVAVTTQTREPLMDNGQIDILIATYTITEERQANYSISNPYYYDEIGFLVRKSSHIKTIADLDGMTIGVSQGATTKANLEAYAKEHDLSFKYVQLGSFPELAISLYATRIDAFSVDKSILTGYVSKKTEILKEGFNTQEYGIATKKSNTDITDYINNLLSQWSKDGSLQQIYDKYDLTPAAAESVTTK; from the coding sequence ATGAAATTAAAACCATTTCTGACAAGTCTAGCTGCTGTTTTTCTGATTCTTACTTTCTTATTCACAGGTCAGAAAAGGGTTGCTGCCGCTGATTCGGAACAGATTCAAAAGATTAAAGATGCCGGTGTTCTGAAAGTAGGTGTCAAACAGGATGTCCCCAACTTCGGTTATTACAGTGCTGATACTGGGAAATATGAAGGTATGGAAATCGATATCGCCCAAAGAATCGCTGCAGATCTGGGAGTTAAAGTCGAATACGTGGCTGTGACCACTCAAACCCGAGAGCCGCTCATGGATAACGGCCAGATTGATATTTTGATTGCTACCTACACGATTACTGAAGAACGCCAAGCGAATTACAGTATTTCCAACCCATATTACTATGATGAAATCGGTTTTCTGGTCAGAAAATCCAGCCATATTAAAACGATAGCTGATTTAGACGGCATGACCATCGGCGTGTCGCAAGGGGCTACAACAAAAGCAAATTTGGAAGCTTACGCTAAAGAGCATGATTTATCCTTTAAATATGTTCAGCTGGGAAGCTTCCCCGAATTAGCCATCTCGCTTTACGCAACCCGTATTGATGCCTTTTCTGTAGACAAGTCCATTCTCACAGGTTATGTCAGCAAGAAAACTGAAATTCTTAAAGAAGGATTCAATACACAAGAATACGGCATTGCCACTAAGAAGTCTAATACTGATATTACAGACTACATTAATAATCTGCTCAGCCAGTGGAGTAAAGACGGCAGCCTTCAGCAAATCTACGATAAATATGACTTGACACCTGCTGCTGCAGAATCAGTAACAACTAAATAA
- the thrS gene encoding threonine--tRNA ligase — translation MIKITFPDGAVREFETGITTFAVAQSISNSLAKKALAGKFNGKLIDTTRAITEDGSIEIITPDHKDALPILRHSAAHLFAQAAKRLFPDIHLGVGPAIEDGFYYDTDNQSGQIRDEDLPRIEAEMRKIVKENFPSEREEVTKEQARAIFKNDPYKLELIEEHSEDAGGLTIYRQGEYVDLCRGPHVPSTGRIQVFSLLNVAGAYWRGNSDNAMMQRVYGTAWFDKKDLKAYLKRLEEAKERDHRKLGKELDLFMISQEVGQGLPFWLPDGATVRRILERYIIDKELASGYQHVYTPPLASVELYKQSGHWEHYQEDMFPTMDMGDGEEFVLRPMNCPHHIQVYKNQVHSYRELPIRIAELGMMHRYEKSGALSGLQRVREMTLNDGHIFVTPEQIREEFKRTLQLIIDVYEDFNLTDYRFRLSYRDPNDKHKYYDNDEMWENAQIMLKAAMDDMELDYYEAEGEAAFYGPKLDIQVKTALGNEETLSTIQLDFLLPERFELSYIGADGEEHRPVMIHRGVISTMERFTAILIETYKGAFPTWLAPHQVTVIPISNEVHADYAWEVAKGLRDCGVRADVDDRNEKMQYKIRQSQTRKIPYQLIVGDREMAEQSVNVRRYGSKQTHTETVAEFTNTILEDIARYSRPLEDN, via the coding sequence TTAATGGAAAGCTTATCGATACAACACGTGCTATTACAGAAGACGGCAGTATTGAAATTATCACACCTGACCATAAAGATGCTCTGCCAATCCTGCGTCACTCAGCTGCCCATCTCTTTGCTCAGGCGGCAAAACGCCTTTTCCCAGATATCCATTTAGGTGTAGGGCCGGCGATTGAGGATGGCTTCTACTATGACACTGATAATCAGTCAGGTCAAATCAGAGATGAGGATCTGCCGCGTATCGAAGCAGAGATGCGCAAGATTGTTAAAGAAAATTTCCCAAGTGAACGGGAAGAAGTTACTAAAGAACAGGCGCGGGCAATCTTTAAAAATGATCCTTATAAATTAGAACTCATTGAAGAACATTCGGAAGATGCTGGCGGTCTAACGATTTACCGCCAAGGGGAATACGTTGATTTATGCCGCGGCCCGCATGTACCGTCAACTGGCCGAATCCAGGTGTTCAGTCTCTTAAATGTTGCCGGTGCCTATTGGCGGGGGAACAGTGATAACGCAATGATGCAGCGGGTATACGGAACAGCTTGGTTTGATAAAAAAGATTTAAAAGCTTATCTGAAACGTCTCGAAGAAGCTAAAGAACGTGATCACCGTAAGTTGGGCAAAGAGCTTGATCTGTTTATGATTAGCCAAGAGGTCGGTCAGGGCTTGCCGTTCTGGCTGCCTGACGGTGCGACAGTCCGGCGTATTTTGGAGCGCTATATTATTGATAAAGAACTGGCATCAGGCTATCAGCATGTTTATACACCGCCTCTGGCTTCGGTAGAACTTTACAAGCAGTCCGGTCACTGGGAACACTATCAAGAAGATATGTTCCCAACCATGGATATGGGAGACGGCGAGGAGTTTGTGCTGCGCCCGATGAACTGTCCCCATCATATTCAAGTGTATAAAAATCAGGTTCATTCTTACCGTGAACTGCCAATCCGTATCGCTGAGCTGGGAATGATGCACCGCTATGAAAAGTCGGGGGCTTTATCCGGCTTGCAGCGTGTTCGTGAGATGACCCTTAATGACGGCCATATTTTTGTCACACCAGAGCAGATTCGCGAAGAATTTAAGCGGACTCTGCAGCTGATTATTGATGTCTATGAAGACTTTAATCTGACCGATTATCGTTTCCGCTTATCCTACCGTGACCCTAACGATAAGCATAAATATTATGATAATGATGAAATGTGGGAAAATGCCCAAATCATGCTCAAAGCAGCTATGGATGATATGGAGCTTGATTATTATGAAGCAGAAGGAGAAGCGGCTTTTTACGGTCCTAAGCTTGATATTCAGGTGAAGACAGCACTGGGCAATGAAGAAACACTGTCAACGATTCAGCTGGACTTCCTGCTGCCTGAACGCTTTGAACTCAGCTATATCGGAGCCGATGGTGAAGAACACCGTCCTGTAATGATTCACCGCGGCGTTATTTCTACGATGGAACGCTTCACGGCCATTCTCATTGAAACCTATAAAGGTGCCTTTCCCACTTGGCTGGCTCCGCATCAGGTTACGGTTATTCCGATTTCAAATGAAGTTCATGCTGACTATGCCTGGGAAGTGGCTAAGGGACTGCGAGACTGCGGTGTACGGGCAGATGTTGATGATCGCAATGAAAAAATGCAGTATAAAATCCGTCAGAGTCAAACCAGAAAGATTCCTTACCAGCTGATTGTTGGTGACAGAGAGATGGCTGAACAGTCCGTTAATGTTCGCCGCTATGGCAGCAAACAGACACATACTGAGACAGTCGCTGAATTTACAAACACTATTTTAGAGGATATTGCGCGTTACTCCCGTCCCCTTGAAGATAATTAA
- a CDS encoding amino acid ABC transporter permease has protein sequence MIILVTTSSPFALSRWGEFFANFGEFIKGFFYTLGMSAAALLLALALGIVFGAMSSAKNKVFKAIARVYVEVFQNTPLLVQFVFVYYGLAIISNGAIMISTFFTAVLCVGIYHGAYIAEVIRSGIEAVPRGQTEAALSQGFTYSQTMSLIILPQAVRTILPPMTNQVVNLIKNTSTVAIISGADIMFVSKAWAYDTTNYVPAFAGAAFLYFIMCFPLATWARRMEEENKKSYSL, from the coding sequence GTGATTATATTAGTAACAACAAGCAGTCCTTTCGCTTTGTCGCGCTGGGGTGAGTTCTTCGCTAACTTTGGAGAATTTATAAAAGGTTTTTTCTATACACTGGGAATGTCTGCTGCCGCTCTGCTTTTGGCTTTAGCTTTAGGAATCGTTTTCGGTGCCATGAGTTCAGCGAAAAATAAAGTGTTTAAAGCAATTGCCCGTGTTTATGTTGAAGTTTTCCAAAACACGCCGCTTTTAGTTCAGTTTGTGTTTGTCTATTACGGCCTTGCCATCATCAGTAACGGCGCGATAATGATTTCAACGTTTTTTACGGCTGTTCTCTGCGTTGGCATTTACCACGGCGCTTACATTGCCGAAGTTATTCGTTCCGGTATTGAAGCTGTCCCTCGAGGGCAGACCGAAGCAGCGCTTTCCCAAGGTTTTACATACAGTCAGACTATGAGTTTGATTATCTTGCCACAGGCTGTTCGAACTATTCTGCCGCCGATGACCAACCAAGTCGTTAACTTAATCAAAAACACATCAACTGTCGCTATTATTTCCGGTGCTGACATTATGTTTGTTTCTAAAGCTTGGGCTTACGACACGACTAATTATGTCCCTGCTTTTGCCGGTGCTGCCTTTCTGTATTTTATTATGTGCTTTCCTTTGGCAACTTGGGCACGACGGATGGAAGAAGAAAATAAAAAATCCTATTCGCTGTAA
- a CDS encoding amino acid ABC transporter permease, whose translation MSSVLTQTNLNFILQGLGLTLYISFISIVLSTVIGTLLAVIRNGKNRLLRLISSVYIEFVRNVPNLLWIFIIFLVFQMKSTPAGITAFTVFTSVALAEIIRGGLNGVDGGQTEAGLSQGMTNFQVFIYIVFPQAFRKMLPAIISQFVTVIKDTSLLYSVIAIQELFGKSQILMGRYFEASQVFTLYALIAGIYFIINFTISAFSRRLAKRWEQAAE comes from the coding sequence ATGTCATCAGTTTTAACACAGACCAACTTAAACTTTATTCTCCAAGGTTTAGGATTGACTCTTTATATTTCCTTTATTTCTATTGTTCTCTCGACTGTTATTGGAACGCTTCTAGCAGTTATACGCAATGGAAAAAACAGGCTGCTGCGTCTTATTTCCAGCGTTTATATTGAGTTTGTCCGCAATGTTCCTAACCTTCTTTGGATCTTTATCATCTTCTTGGTTTTTCAAATGAAATCAACCCCTGCCGGTATCACGGCTTTTACAGTCTTCACTTCAGTAGCATTGGCCGAAATTATCCGAGGCGGGCTAAATGGAGTTGATGGCGGTCAGACCGAAGCCGGACTATCACAGGGCATGACTAATTTCCAAGTGTTCATTTATATTGTTTTCCCTCAGGCTTTTCGCAAAATGCTGCCGGCAATCATCTCTCAGTTTGTAACGGTTATCAAGGATACTTCTCTGCTTTATTCTGTTATTGCTATTCAGGAGCTTTTCGGCAAAAGTCAAATCTTGATGGGACGCTATTTTGAAGCCAGTCAAGTATTTACGCTTTATGCTTTAATAGCAGGTATCTACTTTATCATTAACTTTACCATCTCGGCCTTTTCCAGACGCTTAGCTAAAAGGTGGGAACAAGCTGCAGAATAA
- a CDS encoding DUF3114 domain-containing protein, with protein sequence MLIGDQEFLDFWQKSSVGLTEKSARSLLEKLMQLAAMPAELSGEAGEIQKLLESFSDSLVPDHKFWHELALAVQLAFPKETLSTADKLAHQIHQFRYVISAYQAEWVRRCFPGDTDRESLLHYLRTKKRKRFWRRRFDFNLGESSRLHNKLPQSGNDISFPINIKIVMGFHTEFILDSQDCFANELDPRGRKLNGLINGASFNYANRNNRRHRELDIMPVKIHDPLFRRQALANAGNPFYAPKMIYRRGHRLWNMSYLNKKGYYARNGRSLKQEVASFRRTFVKSLKLKK encoded by the coding sequence ATGTTAATTGGTGATCAAGAGTTCTTAGATTTTTGGCAGAAGAGCAGTGTCGGTTTGACCGAAAAATCTGCCCGTTCTTTACTGGAGAAGCTGATGCAGTTAGCTGCTATGCCTGCAGAACTCAGCGGAGAAGCAGGAGAAATCCAAAAGCTTCTGGAAAGTTTTTCAGACAGTTTGGTGCCTGATCACAAGTTTTGGCATGAATTAGCTCTTGCAGTTCAGCTGGCTTTTCCTAAAGAGACACTGAGTACTGCAGATAAACTTGCTCATCAAATTCATCAGTTTCGCTATGTGATTTCCGCCTATCAGGCTGAATGGGTGCGCAGATGTTTTCCTGGGGATACAGATAGAGAATCACTTCTGCATTATCTGCGGACAAAGAAGAGGAAACGTTTTTGGCGCCGTCGCTTTGACTTCAATTTGGGAGAATCTTCCCGTCTGCATAACAAACTGCCGCAAAGCGGCAATGACATTTCATTTCCCATTAATATTAAGATTGTTATGGGATTCCATACAGAATTTATCCTTGACAGCCAAGATTGCTTTGCTAATGAACTGGACCCTCGAGGAAGAAAGCTTAATGGCCTGATTAATGGCGCTAGTTTTAATTATGCTAATCGCAATAACCGGCGGCACAGAGAATTGGATATTATGCCGGTTAAAATCCATGACCCTTTGTTTCGCCGGCAGGCCCTTGCTAATGCCGGCAATCCTTTTTATGCTCCCAAAATGATTTACAGACGCGGGCACCGTCTTTGGAATATGAGTTACCTTAATAAAAAAGGCTATTATGCCAGAAACGGGAGATCCCTCAAGCAAGAAGTGGCTTCTTTTAGACGAACCTTTGTAAAAAGTTTAAAGCTTAAAAAATAA